Part of the Hemibagrus wyckioides isolate EC202008001 linkage group LG09, SWU_Hwy_1.0, whole genome shotgun sequence genome, TGATCAATCACCTCCTTTTTCTTTTGCAAACATTCTGTTAGCTTAGGAGAGGAGCTACAAGAGTCATAGAACAAATCAGGGTCATAGAGCCAATAAAGGTTagaatatataatgtatatatattttatttatttatttatctatccatcttttcCTTCCTGAATCACACTAAACgattcatcatttccatttaCCTAATAAGTGGCATGAGATGATCATTAAACTGCTTATCAAAGAGGTGAAAAATAGTGTTAGCCTGCTGCACCACATCCAAGAAGTAAAGGTTTGCATTTTTGGCATCTGCTGACGGAATAGCTGTAAAACAAAGACGTCATTACGTTTGATTAATAAACAACCTACTATAATTAATgcaatacatatacatacattatatatatatatatatatatatatataaaaaatatgatcttTTCTACCTGAAAGGCCAATTTCCAAGGCATAGTCAATGTGATCCACACAAAGGTGCTCTACAAGCAGCAGGAAGATAGAGTAGGCATTTTTAGGGAGATCAGCTGGGTCAGACAGCTGTAAGGAGAGATACAAATATTAGTTTCCACAATTAATTTTTCCCAGAGGTTATAGATCAAATATAAGATATTGTTTTGCCTTGTTGCATCTCTGGAAGGCGTGACGTGTCTCCTGCAGCAGATTGACCACGACCTCCTGTGAGAGAAAGGTTTCTCCATGTGTGTCAATACTGGGACCCAAAGGCAGGTTAGTCCGCTGCCTGATCCTCTCTTTCAGCTCCTGGatactgtatatgtttatgtgAGAAAGGGAATGGCATAAATTCATAAGATACCCAAGTTGCACAAAGCTGGAATATATAGCTGTTCTGAAGCACTGCATGTTTCTCTActttaaataaacacttcagtttTCAACCAAATCTCCACATACTTCATCTGTAGCAAATTGTGGACAAAGGTGTGAAGATGTTTCTTCTTGTGGAGAAATAAACCCGTTTACTCCAAGCTCACTTGTAGGTCTGTATTAATCTGACTTAATCTGATAAATTAAGCTCTAATACAATATTATTCATCCTTTCAGAAATAAGTGTACTTTTTTAGTAATAAGGCTTAAATCAAACACAGCAATGATGCAGTTTCTACTCAACTGTGTGCAGATACCACAAAACTCTTTAGACACTTATGTTTATTGTATCACCACATGTCTTTCCCAGCATTTTACATTCTTTTCTCCAGAACGAGTAATGTGTCAATAATATTGGTTAAAGTAATATTTACAAATACGGCTGAAAGAGATTACATTGAAAATTCTGAAACAGTGCAGTAGCCTGTATACTAGGCACATGGTGTGCTGGTGGGTAAGTTTATTAACACCAACATTAACATAACAGGAGGATCAAGATCAGAGAAGACATTCCGGTGATTTCTGCAGATGCTTTGGCTTTTACAGTTTTTCACTTGCAATCTGGAACTCTACTTGTAGGTGGTATTTGCACATACACATTTGTGAGTTTTGCAATTTTATCTTCATGTctatataagatttttttataaAGCTTGAAACATCCAGACAGAGCAAATAGCAACTGCAAGACCTCCTTACCTTCCCGTTCCTACTGGACGTTTTTGGTGGTTCTTCGAGTCGTAGTATCGCTGCAGAATTGAAGCACTACGAGACTGCAGATACTGCCGCTCCCTGTCTATGTAACTATCCAGGTTGGAGGAGAAGATGCTCTTAATCAGTTTGGACAGAAAGGTGTGTTTGTCTGAACCCAAGTTAAACTCTGTTAGTTTAGCAGCCAAAGCTGTGGTCCTGAAAGCAGAGTCCAGACATTCCCAGACATTGTTAAAGGAAGAGTCAAACCACTGAGATATGTTATTCCATTCAAAGAAATGTAATGAATACCTGGTGTAGAGGTCATAGAGGTTTTTGAGGTATTGCTCCAATTCAGTGGAACGAGGATCAAGCCTTTCTTTTACATAGGTCTAAAAGCATAAAGTCCAGTCACTTCAGCTCTCTGACTTGgcaatatgtatatgtatgtatgcatgtatatatgtacacacacttcagatcAGCATGTATAGTTAGGATTTTACCTGTAACTTGTTTTCAAAGATGTTTTGGACAAGTTTGGCCATGACCATTTCTGGGCTACAGAAGACCTCGCCCACCTGTTTATTGACCTTCTGACAGAGAACAGCAGTGTCCTCAAACACATCGCTCTGCATGTATGCACCCTGAGAACAGACGTTATTGTGTTATTTCCGGACAACTGCACCAGCTTCTAGActtctaatatttaaaatatattaaacatataaatCAAAAAGGGCTTACCTCTTGGCACTGCTTGATGTAGACATCTATACAATGGGCATAGCCCTGAGAATGAAAGAAGAAACAATATGAGGCAATAATTATAGGGAGTGTAGAAAGGCTCAGAAGATAGTGTGGCTGCTCTACCTCACCTTGAAATGTAGCAGGACTGCAGCCACTTCTCTCATGCGGCCGATTTCCCCTCTGCGCTGAGCTGCTGTGAACTCCTGAATCAGCTGCCGCTCCAAGTCATGGTATTTACCtgaaatccacacacacaggttatttTTAACTGCATACATTGCCATTAAGAGAGTATAAAGCATTCATGATTTAATGCTTTAAATTTCTGCTTTGTCATTATCTTTCacaaattgtgttttttttgtgaattaAAAGGAATAAACGCTCACTTGCTATCTTGGCCTTCACATCAGCAAATCTgaatgagaagagagagaaggacagaggaAGTAGAGTGAACGGTCATTAGACATCTAGGATGAAAACCTTCAACTGTAAACATGGTAAATTAGATGGTATAATCTATTACAGCCTCAACATTTTTGAGAAATTTCAATTATATGAAATACTTCAATTCAAAACTTCAATTATATGAAATTTTTGTTGTTATAAAAGGTTATTTCATGTTCATTGAATATGTGAGatgtattatattaaaatactaCAATAATATTGTTTAGACtgaaaattcttttttaaaagttaagtgcataaatgcaGATTAAGTTAAATGAACTTTTAGGTATGAGCTTTACTGTTCTGGCCTCACATGTAAATGATAATATTTGAGAGTGGTTAACAACTTTATTTTCACTCAGTATGTTTAACTGCAAGGTTGTCTTGTTGTACAATTGTAGACATGGGACTTACATGATAGCTTTGCCCTACTGCAGTGATTTAGGAAgcttttttccactttttctgGATATTTAACCTACATGTCCTCTGGGCAACTTGGAGTAAAGAAACTAATAGTCAGGACACAAAATCTGCTTGTCCCAGGTGCTACAGCTAGTGATCTGTCCACCCATGATATTTGGATTATCTTTCCCCTCCAAGTGCCAactctcatcttcctcatcatctcACACTGCTTACCGGTCAAACGGCAACTCCTGAGCAATCAGGTGCAACTTCTGAATGATGTCAGCTGCTTCCTTAATCTGCtcagtaaaaacagaaaatattaagaCACATTACAATGATGATAGATATAAGTGTGAATCAGACATAAAGAGATTGCTGATAAGAGAAAATGGACATGAGAAAGGCCTTCGTGGCACAGGCCTTAAACcttaggatcagcttacagtaAATCTTTGCATCACCCCCccatcattctttccttcctcttgTCCATCACAGAGGATGGACCATTTAGGAGTGAGCCCATGAGAAGCAGCTCAGCTAACCCCCTGCTCTGCACTCCACTGCCCATCTAGCGCTTTACTCTCTCTGTCGTAAGTAGTGGACTACAGCTAATCCCATGGCAGCCTTACTAAATCACCTTCTATAATCTGTCCCAATGGGCAGGCGGGAGGTATTGGCAAAAACAGGCTAGACAAGAACACCCCACCTCTCCCTTCACTGCTAACACATGGGGAGAACAGGATCTGAGGAGGTCCTAGCATCCACACATCTTCCATTTCTGCTTCCTATTCCTGCCTGCCTCAGCTAACATCATTACTGTGCTCCCGTGAGGTGGATCCAGCTTTTCTGCTCTCCTCATCGAGGTTTTCTAAGTATCTGTCCCCCAGCTAAGATTAGCTAAATCCCATGTAAGTGATGTAGAAGTCTCCCTGCAGTGGGGGGTTTTTACCAGTGCTTGTCTTCACACTGTCTGGGGCCAGCCCTCCTTTTCTAAAGGATTAGGTCGGCGTTCCTTTCCTCTATTTCCTCTCCCCCTTTAGCtattcaccaccatctcctctCCCTGACCCCTCGTTTCTCTTCTGAAGGTGGgctcatttattaaaaaaaaaaaaagaaaagtctgcCGGGTATATTCCCACGCGTCTCTCGGGGAGTGTGTTGGTGGTCTAATGCTAATAGCATATGATATGCAAGACTTACCACCCAAGTTACCCCACCCCATAGTGACTTGAAAGACACTTATGAAGTGTCATTACATACCGAGTTAGTGTGCGTCAGTACTCATGTAGATTAATATTTTTAGCTTAGCTGATATAACAACCAACATTCATTATCATTTTACAGTGTCCTTAAACCCTCAATCAACTTACTTTACAGACTGACAAAGAAACACTGAATGTGAATATCCAGAAGTTATTCCAAAAAAGTAATGAATTTCAGTGTGTAACTACATAAGAATGTGGGAATTTTATACATCAGCTGATGATTAATTTGTGAAAAGCAGGCGGTACAAAATAAACACGCTAGCCTACAATCGATTGTGGAGGTCTTCTCGCCTCCCACAACCCCAGCATTGAGGGTGCAAAGGCGGACAAAATCCAGCTAATGCGGGAAGCAGAGCtagaaagaaaagatgaaaaTTTCATCCCAAGATTATTTCAGAGGGTATGTCCAATCTCATGTGCATCTTAAGGTATTTTATGGTTGAGGGGGAGGGGAAACAAgataaaatgattaaagaaaATCCAGTATCATTAAGTGGAGGGAAAGAAAGCCACTGACATACTGGAAAACAGTTGTGTGTGCAAACGTATGCATAGatacagctttaaaaaaaaaaaacccatcccATCCTGTAACTGGAATATGGCCTAACAGTGTTTATACTTTTGAAACACTGACCTTCTCAGGGTTGGTAAAAACATCACTACGCAAATCTCCATCCAGGAATTCATTGAAGTAGGTCATAAGCCTCTGGGCCTCCACAGCCCTCTGCCTCGGAGTGTTCACTCCCTCCAGCTGGTCTCCCAGATGACACACCTTAGTGGCCACGTAGCTGATGTGATCATCCAGCTCTTGGAAGTGCTGAAAGGCAACCTGTGGAAACAATCACAGAAAAGATTCACAGCAAGTAGACAATCACAGAAAAGATTCACAGCAAGTAGAGTACACACTATGCAACTTCTCAGGAAATCTCAGAAACGCTGAAATCTTCACACTAAACAACTTGAAATCACTTGTGGTCAGTTATTTGGGAGGCATGGAGGGGCGCACTTGCTGATAAGGCATGGTTTGATCTTTCACCTGGAGAGATCACCACTAAAGTGTCTCTGATCCCCAAATACTCCAAATAGAGTGGTCAATTGTGTTCTTTGTGGAAATACTGGCTGGGGGATTTTGCTATTCTGCAAAGAAAACTGGAGCtagagtgcaaaaaaaaaagggctgtCATGAATCACATCACATATTTGACTAAAATCGTATAAGTGTGCAGTAGATTCAGGCGTCCCTGACCCAACTGATTTAATCCATCATATTATCAAACCTGGTTGCTCCTCTGTAGCTCCTGGACTTTGTGTGCAAACTCTTTGGCTTCCCGATGGCACTGCTGTTCAAGCTTCTCAACTTTCCTCTGGATCCGTTCATCCAGCTGTTTCAGTTCCTCTATGTGGTTAACAAATTCTTCTAGCAGCCTGAAACAGGTACAACAATCCTCTTGTAGTGGCTACACacaaagcatttattttaagaGCAAGACATCTATATATTAGCAAGACTCACATATAGTACAGCTATAGATTCAAAACAACAAAGTAACACATTATGTGTCCCAAACTGCATACTCAAGCAATATTCTGTGTAGTAaaaatagtgtgagtagtgtgttcatGCTGAAAATTCCAATAAGAAGAGCACTTCAAGTACCCatatgatgcacttattcagcTGTAATAAACGAAGGGTGGAATGGAGGACTCTCCATGCACTCAACAATCACATGTTGCTTGACTAACATAAGAGGGGTGGGGCTAGCAGGCGGCGTCACTGGTGGCCAATGACACTCTGGTGGAGGAGACATCTTGCAAATATGAAATTAGCCcatgttgtgtgatttattttttaataggtCACTTATTCTTCAAGCGTTGGAAGTCATTTGCTATCGACTGGCAAATGGTTAGTTAAAAAAAGTTACATTTGAGAAATCTTCTTCTCCAACTCGTACACTAGCTGGTAGATTgtatagtgcatagtgtaagtgcatGTAGTAGGTCCTTAGTTTATACTGTAAGTAGTGTTAGTATATCATTTGAAATTCAACTGTATGTAACGTTCATTAGTGTACAGTTacaattaaattattttctgaCAAAGAAGAAGGCTTAAGTATAACAGTAGAAATCCATAGAAATGACTAACAGTAACAATGTTTTTGCACTGTTGTCACATCTGGTTAAAAAagaacacacagatacaggatTTCTAGACTATTTCCAGGAATAAACATGCATAAAGCAGGTGTTTAGGAACTGTATCTGACTATTACAGGCCTCGTACCAATAGCTACGCTTCTCGAACCTGAGTCTAAACAGAATTTTGGAAAACTGCAGGAACGCACAGAAGAAGCATTACTTTTTTTCAAAAACTACATTTACAGTGCTGGCAAAAGACTTAATTGCCTATTACCAAACTGCAACTCCACATAAAAGTGGTCtttatatgtgtgagtgtgtgtatcacacaCTACTCAGAGCTTTGTCAGCTGCATTTCTAAGCACTTGCAGGACAGCAGAGTAAAAACCTTCAAGTCAGCATGTTTGGATTCTCTgggtggttaaaaaaaaatgaaagaaaaaaaaaaaggaaaaaaaaattccaaagtGATGAGTGCAAAATCTCATATCACAATAATTCCCCCCAATGCTCAGTGCAGCTTAGGGTCttttcccttctctctttcactgaaATTCGTTCTCTTCCATCACTTGTGAGTCAGCACTTCAGATGCTTCTATCAGCTTCTCCGTGGGTGAGAGGGGAGTGTAAAATCTGGGCTGATGTTTCTGCATTGCTAGACAGCACTAACACACTTCTCAACCACATTAGAGAGAACTGTTGCAACAGATCCAAGATAGACAGTTTAGTCAGTCTGGGCTAATGGCTGTAATATGAACGATAtggttaatattaatgcactaGTTCTATGCTATTGTTTTTCACCAAATTCACAGAGATGTATGGCAGAAGCTCAACATAATTTGAGGCCAACAGTAAACTTCATCTAAAAATGTGCTGTTGttcaacaaagaaaaaacatgaaactCTTGATGTAAATTTTTgttaggagacatttatttaacatttattgaaTGTGGGGCCTgaggaaattattatttatcacaACTGTAAAATGGAATGCAGGTTAACCTGGTgtacaaataaaaccaaatgtACCTTTTTACACTATTCCAAATGCATTTTACAACATTTTCAGGATGTACCTTACTTATATCAATGTCTGGTCattattaatactattattaaCACTAATGTTTTCAAAATGATCTGGTTTGATTGTAGATGTGTGTGGCAtgtatgtgaaaaaaaaatgctggatGTCAAGGTGTCTAAATTCTAACAAACTgctaaaattaatttataaacaTTCATTATAATGAACATATctattgcattttattatttataaacaaaGATATCTAAAACAGTGCTAGTAAAGTGTGATTGTTTACGCTATAAATGTCAGACTTTGATCAATTTGTTAAATACCTACATGCTGTAGTGAAACAGACACAAGCCAAATCAAGTCGGCTGTAAATAAATACCAGCGGTGAAAATATGTGTAATACACCAACGCCACAGTCACAGGGGAATTTTTAAAAGTTCTCTGTTTACACGTCTGATTTTAAAATGCCTTAACTTTACTTTTGGGTGAAACATGCAGAACAGAAGCatattataaaaagaaaaaaagtgcagAATTATAGTTGAAAGAATAGTAGTCAAAGTTTCACATTGTGATCTCATGTGTaatacttaataaaaaaaatcttactttTTAGGGTCAAATGCTTCTGCTCCTCCTTTAGATCCACCCCCTGGAGTTCTCCAAGCCAGTCGCTCAATGTACTCATCTGCATCAAATGGCTcctaaaagacaaaaagaaatcaattacatatacactatattgccaaaagtattgggacacccttccaaatcattgcatTCGGGTGTTGTTTtgcaggggttgggctcagcccctttgTTTTAGtgaaatgcttcagcataccaagacattttggaaaatttcatgctcccaactttgtgggaacagtttggggatgtccccttcctgttccaacatgactgcacaccagtgcacaaagcaaggtccataaagacatggatgagcgagtttggtgtggaggaacttgactggcctgcacagagtcctgacctcttcctgatggaacacctttgggatgaattagagcggagactgtgagccaggccatcTCGTCTCATCATttgtgcctgacctcacaaatgcacttctagaggaatggtcaaaaattcccataaacacactcctaaaccttgtggaaagccttctcagaagattcgaagctgttatagctgcaaagggcgggttaactccatattacattcatatgcatgtaaaggcaggtgtcccaaaacttttgccaatatagtgtacaaaTGCAAATGTATTCAGTTAGTACAGATTACACATTGTTATACACTCAGCCCTCAAAAACCTAGGAAGTAAACCTTCCCTCTAGTGTAGGTATAAAAATGATTGAATGTAGCTCAGATCTAGCTTTGCACATTCTGTCAGACTTCCTTTACCCTGTCAAGCTGCCACATGACCAGTGCTGACCAAATATTATCTGGATGGTGGATCACTGTGCTCTGACTTCAActtcctaagctgggatatgtgaagaaaagaatcccactgtgctgtaatgtatgtgagtCAATAATAAAGCCTTCTTCTTCAGCACCACAGTCCCAGTGATATGGTAGTGCTTTACACTTACTGTCCACTATATTATACAGACCTGTACTGTTGGTCAACCTTGTAGACACTGCGACTTGAACTCTATTTTCATGCTCAGTGAATATTCACGGTCATATGTTACAAACTGAACTTACATCGTATACGTGAGGAAACGAATAGTGAGTGTAGCTGTAAGGTTGGTAATTATGATCAACGCAGTAAAAATAGGCTTGAGCTCAGCCAGTCAGGAACAAAATGACAGCACTGAGTAGATACTATATAACCTTTAAAAATAAGGGATAc contains:
- the exoc5 gene encoding exocyst complex component 5, whose protein sequence is MATTAQLFEEPFDADEYIERLAWRTPGGGSKGGAEAFDPKKLLEEFVNHIEELKQLDERIQRKVEKLEQQCHREAKEFAHKVQELQRSNQVAFQHFQELDDHISYVATKVCHLGDQLEGVNTPRQRAVEAQRLMTYFNEFLDGDLRSDVFTNPEKIKEAADIIQKLHLIAQELPFDRFADVKAKIASKYHDLERQLIQEFTAAQRRGEIGRMREVAAVLLHFKGYAHCIDVYIKQCQEGAYMQSDVFEDTAVLCQKVNKQVGEVFCSPEMVMAKLVQNIFENKLQTYVKERLDPRSTELEQYLKNLYDLYTRTTALAAKLTEFNLGSDKHTFLSKLIKSIFSSNLDSYIDRERQYLQSRSASILQRYYDSKNHQKRPVGTGSIQELKERIRQRTNLPLGPSIDTHGETFLSQEVVVNLLQETRHAFQRCNKLSDPADLPKNAYSIFLLLVEHLCVDHIDYALEIGLSAIPSADAKNANLYFLDVVQQANTIFHLFDKQFNDHLMPLISSSPKLTECLQKKKEVIDQMEVKLDTGIDRTLNCMIGQMKHILATEQKKTDFRPEDENNAISTLQYTTACSKVCVYVRKHVERVRRSMDGKNVDTVLAELGVRFHRLIHEHLQQFTYTSMGGMLAICDVAEYRRCAKDFQVPLVLQLFDTLHALCNLLVVVPDNLKQVCSGEQLTNLDRNLLHAFVQLRADYRSARLGRHFS